A genome region from Pan troglodytes isolate AG18354 chromosome 3, NHGRI_mPanTro3-v2.0_pri, whole genome shotgun sequence includes the following:
- the UTP3 gene encoding something about silencing protein 10, which translates to MVGRSRRRGAAKWAAVRAKAGPTLTDENGDDLGLPPSPGDTSYYQDQVDDFHEARSRAALAKGWNEVQSGDEEDGEEEEEEVLALDMDDEDDEDGGSAGEEEEEENADDDGGSSVQSEAEASVDPSLSWGQRKKLYYDTDYGSKSRGRQSQQEAEEEEREEEEEAQIIQRRLAQALQEDDFGVAWVEAFAKPVPQVDEAETRVVKDLAKVSVKEKLKMLRKESPELLELIEDLKVKLTEVKDELEPLLELVEQGIIPPGKGSQYLRTKYNLYLNYCSNISFYLILKARRVPAHGHPVIERLVTYRNLINKLSVVDQKLSSEIRHLLTLKDDAVKKELIPKAKSTKPKPKSVSKTSAAACAVTDLSDDSDFDEKAKLKYYKEIEDRQKLKRKKEENSTEEQALEDQNAKRAITYQIAKNRGLTPRRKKIDRNPRVKHREKFRRAKIRRRGQVREVRKEEQRYSGELSGIRAGVKKSIKLK; encoded by the coding sequence ATGGTGGGGAGATCCCGGCGGCGCGGAGCAGCTAAGTGGGCAGCTGTGCGAGCCAAGGCAGGTCCCACGCTCACCGACGAAAATGGAGATGATTTAGGATTGCCACCCTCACCAGGGGACACCAGCTACTACCAAGATCAGGTAGATGACTTTCATGAGGCACGATCCCGGGCCGCCTTAGCTAAGGGCTGGAATGAAGTACAGAGTGGAGACGAGGAGGAtggcgaggaggaggaggaggaggtgctaGCCCTAGATATGGACGATGAGGACGACGAAGATGGAGGGAGtgcgggggaggaggaggaggaggagaatgccGATGATGATGGTGGGAGCTCCGTGCAAAGTGAAGCTGAGGCCTCTGTGGATCCCAGTTTGTCGTGGGGTCAGAGGAAAAAACTTTACTATGACACGGACTATGGTTCCAAGTCCCGAGGCCGGCAGAGTcaacaggaggcagaggaggaggaaagagaggaggaggaggaggcacagATCATTCAGCGGCGCCTAGCCCAAGCGCTGCAAGAGGATGATTTTGGTGTCGCCTGGGTTGAGGCCTTTGCAAAACCAGTGCCTCAGGTAGATGAGGCTGAGACACGGGTCGTGAAGGATTTGGCTAAAGTTTCAGTGAAAGAGAAGCTGAAAATGTTGCGAAAGGAATCACCAGAACTCTTGGAGCTGATAGAAGACCTGAAAGTCAAGTTGACAGAGGTTAAGGATGAGCTGGAGCCATTGTTAGAGTTGGTGGAACAAGGGATCATTCCACCCGGAAAAGGAAGCCAATACTTGAGGACCAAGTACAACCTCTACTTGAATTATTGCTCGAACATCAGTTTTTATTTGATCCTGAAAGCTAGGAGAGTCCCAGCACATGGACATCCTGTCATAGAAAGGCTTGTTACCTACCGAAATTTGATCAACAAGCTGTCCGTTGTGGATCAGAAGCTGTCCTCAGAAATTCGTCATCTGTTGACACTTAAGGATGATGCTGTAAAGAAAGAACTGATTCCGAAAGCAAAATCCACCAAGCCCAAACCAAAGTCTGTTTCAAAGACTTCTGCTGCTGCCTGTGCTGTTACAGATCTTTCTGATGATTCTGATTTTGATGAAAAAGCTAAACTGAAGtactataaagaaatagaagacaggcaaaagctaaagagaaagaaagaagaaaatagcacTGAAGAACAGGCTCTTGAAGATCAAAATGCAAAGAGAGCTATTACCTATCAAATTGCTAAAAATAGGGGACTTACTCCTAGGAGAAAGAAGATTGATCGCAATCCCAGAGTGAAACACAGGGAGAAGTTCAGAAGAGCCAAAATTAGAAGAAGAGGCCAGGTTCGTGAAGTTCGTAAAGAAGAGCAACGTTATAGTGGTGAATTATCTGGCATTCGTGCAGGAGTTAAAAAGAGCATTAAGCTTAAATGA